Sequence from the Thermocaproicibacter melissae genome:
TCGGTCATGAGAATCAGTTTTTCGGCTTTCAGCTCCGCCGCAATGCGCGATGCGGCAATGTCGGCATTGATGTTGTAGACTTCGCCGTTCTCCCCGCCCGCAATGGTCGCCACCACGGGAATATAGCCGTTGTCGGTGGCATTGTTGATAGGCGCGGGATTGACCTTCGTAATTTCTCCCACATAGCCGAGGTCAACCGAAGAGGACAGTTTTTTCGCTGTCAGCATGGCGTCGTCAAGCCCACAGAGTCCTACGGCCCTGCCGTTGTGCCGCTCGAGCAGCTGAACCAAGTCTTTGTTGACTTTTCCGGCAAGCACCATCTGCACGATGTCGATGGTTTCGCGGTCGGTGTAGCGCAGGCCATCCACAAAGTGGCTTTCCTTGCCCACCTTGTTCAGCATTTCGTTGATTTCTTTTCCGCCGCCGTGCACAAGAACCACACGGATGCCCACAAGGCGCATCAGCACGATGTCGCACATCACGGCGTCTTTGAGCGCTTCGTCCAGCATGGCGCTTCCGCCGTATTTCACCACAATCGTCTTTCCCGCGTGCGTTTGAATATAGGGCAGAGCCTGAACCAGCACTTTGGCTCTGTCGCTGTTTGAAATCTGCATTTTCCCATCTCCCGCATTCGCCTTCGAAAGCAGGCTGAGCCTGCATGTACGAGCCCTTGAAAGAGCCCGATGCGAAATGTAAGCGCCGATTGTTTCTCTGCGAAAAAGTCGTGTCCGCCATAGGGCGGAAAGATTATGTTCGGTAGTCGCCGTTGATTTTCACATAATCATACGTCAGGTCGCAGCCGAACGCCGTTGCGGATGCATTGCCGTCGCCGAGCGAAACATGAACGGTAATTTCATCTTCGGAAAGGATTTTTTTCGCTTCTTCCTCGCTGAACGGAATTCCGGCGCCGTTTTCACAGACCTTGACCGAACCTGCTTTTGAGGAGAACGAAACGCCTACCTTCGTCACATCGGTTTCTGCCCCGCAGTAGCCGAGTGCGCAAAGCACACGCCCCCAGTTTGCATCCGCACCGAACATTGCCGCCTTAAACAGTGACGAGCAGATGATTCCCTTTGCGGCCTTCTTTGCGTTTTCCTCGTCCTTCGCTCCAGTGACTTCGCAAACGAGGAGTCTCGACGCGCCCTCGCCGTCCTTTGCGATTGTGCGCGCAATTTTCACGCAAAGCTGCGTCAGTGCCTCGGTAAAGGTTTTGTAGTCCTCACCCTCCGGCTCGTTGATCTTCGGATTTTCCGCAAGGCCGTTTGCGAGAATCGCACAAGTGTCGTTCGTTGAAGTGTCGCCGTCGATACTCACCATGTTGAAGCTCACGTCGACCGCGCTGCGCAGAGCCGCATCGAGTGCTTTGGCCGAAATGGCCGCGTCCGTCGTCAAAAAGCAGAGCATGGTGCCCATGTTCGGGTGAATCATGCCGGAGCCCTTCGCAATGCCGCCGATTCTGACTTCTTTTCCGCCGAGCGTGCAGGAAACCGCAAAATTCTTGATGACGGTGTCGGTTGTCATAATCGCGCGCGCCGCATCTTCGGAGCCGTGCGTCGTCAGCGACGCCGCCAATCCCGGAATAGCTGCCGCAATCGGCTCAATGGGCAGCACCTGACCGATGACGCCCGTCGAAGCGACGATAACGTCCTTCGGGCGGACGCCGAGCGCATCCGCCGCAAGCCAGCACATTTTCATGGCCTTCTGCACGCCGTCGGCGTTGCAGGTGTTGGCGTTGCCGCTGTTGCAGATGACCGCCTGCGCCGTTCCGTCTGCCAGATTTTCCTTCGTCACAAGAATCGGCGCACCCTTGACGAGGTTCTTCGTATAAACCGCAGCAGCAGCGCACGGCACGGTGGAAACTATCATGGCAAGGTCGGGTTTCCGCACATTTTTCCGAATCCCGCAGTGCACTCCCCCTGCTTTAAATCCTTTCGCGGCACAGACGCCGCCGGAAATATACGGATATTCAGCCATTTAGGTCCCTTCTTTCCTTTCCGCCGTGATCAAATACCTTGCGTATTCACGCAAATCTTTTCTTACATAGATTTTGTAGAGGGCTGTCACTTTCGGGTTTTCACCCCATCGGCTTCCAATGTCTCTGCCGCCCGTCAAGTAGCGGGCAGAACCGCTTTCGCCTGTCAAACCCAAGCTTGCGGAAAACGGTTCAGAACGCCGGAGGCATTGCGGTAAGCCCTGTTCTTTCGTCGATGCCGAACATCAGGTTCATGTTCTGAATCGCCTGGCCGGCCGCACCTTTGACCATATTGTCAATGGCCGATATTGCCACAAGCATTCCCGCGCGCGTGTCCACATGGATGGAAACGTCGCAGAAATTGGAAAGGCGCACGTTCTTGATGTCCGCAACGCGTCCTTGCGGCAGGAACCGCACGAAGAATTCCTCTCCGTAACGAGCCTCATAGGCTTCCCGGAGTTGTTTTTCCGTTGTGCCGGGCAAAAGCTTTGCATAGCAGGTTGCCAGAATTCCGCGGTTCACCGGAAGCAGGTGCGGCACAAACGTAACCGTCACTTCCCTGCCGAGAATCATGCGGAAGGTCTGCTCGATTTCCGGCGTATGCCGGTGGCATGCGACCTTGTAGGCTGTCATGCTCTCATTCAGTTCCGGGAAATGCGTGTTCTGTGTCAGCTTGCGGCCTGAACCTGTTACGCCGGAGGCGCAGTTCGCTATGATTCCCTCGGGGCTGACAAGTCCCGTTTCCAGTGCCGGCACCAAGGCAAGCGGTACCGCCGTCGTGTAGCACCCCGGGTTTGCCACGAGCTTTGTACCCGCGATTTTTTCACGGAACAGCTCCGGCAGACCATAAACCGCTTCTTCGTGTAAATCCGGATACTGGAATGTGTTTCCGTACCAGCCGTGGTAGTCGGCTTCTCTCTTCAGCCGGAAATCGGCGCCCATGTCAATGAACGCTTTGCCGGCGCCGCGGCATTTCTTCGCAAGCGTCTGGGAAAGTCCGCTCGGCAGCGCGGTAAAGACAACGTCGCTCTTTTCGATGACCGCATCCTCCGGCTCGCACGTCATGTCACAGAGGCGGTAATACGCCGGGTAAACGTCGCTGATGGGCTGCCCTTCGAAGCTGACCGAACCGACGGCGGCAAGCTCCACTTCCGGGTGCCCGAGCAGGAGCCTAACCAGCTCCGCACCGGCGTAGCCCGTCGCGCCGATGACTCCCGCGCGAATCATTCTTTCACCCCCAGCAAAGCGAGCACTCGTTTTGCCTGAGCTTCCACGTTTTCGGGCGCTGGTCCGCCGAGAACCTTTCGGCCGTTTACACAGCGCTCCAAGGAAATGGCATCGTAGATGCCTTCGTCGAAGTTTTCGCTGAATTTTTTATATGTTTCAATCGGCAATGTTTCCAGCGTGAGATTGTGCTCGATGCAGTAAGCCACAATTTCGCCGGTGATTTTATACGCCGTGCGGAACGGCACCCCTTTGCCCACGAGGTAATCGGCGCAGTCCGTCGCATTGATGAATCCCTTTGCGGCGGCGGCGCGCATATTCTTCGTGAGCACCTTCATCGTCGCAATCATCGGCGTGACGGTTTTCAGGCACATCGAAAGCGTATCGACGGCGTCGAAAATTGCTTCCTTGTCCTCCTGCATATCCTTGTCATAGGCAAGCGGCAGGCCCTTCATCATAGTGTAAAGCGTCACCATGTCGCCCACGGCTCGGCCTGTCTTGCCGCGAACCAGCTCGGCAATATCCGGGTTCTTTTTCTGCGGCATGATGCTGGAGCCGGTGGAGTACGCATCGTCCAGCTCAATGAACTTGAACTCCCATGAGCACCAGAGGATGATCTCCTCCGAAAGGCGGGAAAGGTGCACCATACAGATGGCGATGGCCGACGAAAGCTCCAGGCAGAAATCGCGGTCGGAAACAGCGTCGAGGCTGTTCTGCGTCGGGCCCGCGAATCCGAGAAGCTCCGCGGTGCGCTCCCTTTTGAGCGGGTAAGTCGTCCCTGCCAGTGCGCAGGAGCCAAGCGGGCAGTAATCCATGCGTTTGACCGCGTCCTGCAGACGTCCCGCGTCACGCAGGAACATTTCGGCGTATGCCATGAGATGATGCCCGAACGTCACGGGCTGTGCGCGCTGCATGTGTGTGTAGCCCGGCATAACGGCGCCTTTGTATTCCAGTGCTTTGCGGCACATGGTCTCCGTGAGGCCGTTGAGGAGCTTAAGAAGCTCCGCACATTCCTTTTTCAAATAAAGCCGCAGGTCGACCGCGACTTGGTCGTTGCGGCTGCGCGCGGTGTGCAGGCGCTTGCCGGTGTCGCCGAGGCGCGCGGTCAGCTCCCCTTCCACGAATGTGTGAACATCTTCGGCCGTTTCGTCAATCGAGAGTTTGCCGCTTTCAAGGTCGGCGAGAATATCCTTTAGTCCCTGGCAGATTTTCGCGGCTTCTTCCTGTGCGAGTACGCCGCTTTCGCCGAGCATTGTGGCGTGGGCGATGCTGCCCTGAATATCTTCCTTTACCATGCGGCTGTCGAATGAAATGGATGAATTGAAATCGTCCGTTGTTTTGTCAAGCTCCTTGTGGAACCTTCCGGCCCAAAGCTTCAACAGAATCACCCCTGTTGTATTACATTGTCATATAGGAAAAACGAGGGCGGACGGATCCGCCCCCGAAACAATCCGCTGGGATTATTTTTTCTCGGCTTTTAGCTTCTTCATCGCCTGCACGGTAATGGGAAGGCCGAACAGATTGATAAACCCGCTTGCGTCAGCCTGATTGTAAACGTGGTCTTCGCTGAAGGTTGCGATTTCTTCGTCATAGAGGGAGTACGGGGAAGTGACCCCTGCGTCGATGATGTTGCCCTTGTAGAGTTTGAGCTTCACGTCGCCCGTCACGGTCTCCTGCGTGGAATCGACGAACGCGGAAAGCGCCTCGCGCAGCGGGGTGAACCATTTTCCGTCGTAGACAAGCTCGGCGAACTTCTGGGCAACGCCCTCTTTATAGTGGAAGGTGTCCTTGTCGAGGCAAATTTCCTCGAGCTTCTTGTGTGCATGGTAGAGGATTGTGCCGCCCGGGGTCTCATACACGCCTCTCGACTTCATGCCAACGAGCCTGTTTTCCACGATGTCCGCGATGCCGATGCCGTTTGCCCCGCCGATTTTGTTCAGCTTGGCAATGATGTCAACGCCGCAGAGCTTTTCGCCGTTTACCTTGACCGGTATGCCCTTTTCAAACGAAATGGTGACGTACTCCGGCTTGTCGGGAGCCTTCTCCGGCGAAACGCCGAGTTCCAGAATCTTATCATACTTCGGCTCGTTTGCCGGGCTTTCCAGGTCGAGGCCTTCGTGCGAAAGGTGCCACAGGTTCTTGTCCTTCGAGTAGTTGGTCTCTCTTGTGATGTTTAGCGGAACATTGTGCGCCTCGGCATAGTCGATTTCTTCGTCTCTCGACTTAATGTTCCAGATTCTCCATGGGGCGATGATGGTCATGTCCGGCGCAAAAGCCTTGATGCTAAGCTCAAATCTCACCTGGTCGTTGCCCTTGCCGGTGCAGCCGTGCGCAATGGCGTCGGCGCCCTCGGCCTTGGCAATCTCCACAAGGCGCTTTGCAATCAGCGGCCTTGCGAACGAGGTGCCGAGCAGATATTTTCCTTCATAAACGGCGTCTGCTTTCAGCGTCGGCCAAATGTAATCTTCCACAAGCTGTTTTTTGAGGTCTGCAATATAGAGCTTCGAGGCGCCTGTTTTCTTTGCCTTTTCTTCCAGGCCGTTCAGTTCTGCGCCCTGCCCAACGTCAGCCGCCACAGCAATGACTTCGCAGTTGTTGAAATTCTCTTTCAGCCACGGAATGATAATCGAGGTGTCCAGTCCGCCGGAATATGCAAGCACTACTTTTTTAATTTCTTTTTCCATATTAAAAACCGCCTTTCTTTGTGCTGCAGTAGAAATTACTTTCCATTGATAAGATAATTATACACCGTTTATGCAAGAAATCAAGTGTTATTTGCATATTTATTCAAATTTTTCGCAAGGTGATTTGTTAAAGTGACTCGCTGCCAAAGTCGTCAATAGTATTTCCTCTTATTTTAGATTTCTGCAAAAAAGTGTTTTTCGCCGTGCGGAAATTCGTGTTTTCTTTCGCCGTCTGGAAACTAGAATCGTGGTATAATAATGAAAAAAGAATTCTGTCATTTCAGAGGAGGCTTTCCCATGAACAGTTTCAAAGAGACCGACCTGAATTCTCTAAAATTTAACCCCTTCACCATGATTAACGACGAGTGGATGCTTCTCACCGCCGGAAACGAGCAGAAGTGCAACACCATGACGGTAAGCTGGGGCTCCCTCGGCATCTTGTGGAACAAGCCTGTTGCCACCGTATACGTTCGCCCGACCCGCTACACGCTTGAGTTCCTTGAAAGGGAAGACACGTTCTCACTCTGCGTTCTTCCGAAGGATTACCGTGCAGCGCTCAACTACTGCGGAACCCATTCCGGGCGCGACGGCGACAAAATCAAAGCTGCAGGCCTTACGACTGTGTATGACAACGGAACGCCATATTTTAGCGAGGCAAAGCTTGTGCTTGTCTGCAAAAAGCTCTATAAGCAGGACTTTGACCCTGCCTGCTTCATCGACAAAAGCCTCGACGCCGCAAATTACCCGAAGCACGATTACCACAAAATGTTCATCGGCAGCATCGAAAAAGTGCTGGTCAAGGAATAACATCTGCATAAGAACAAAAGGTGCGTTTCCGCTTTGGAAACGCACCTTTTTGTTTCTTTAGGAATCAATCATATAATCCCGCAGAAGCGGAGCAAGCGACTGCGGAACCCGCGCCGTCAGGCGGCAGCCTTCGGGCGTGTATTCCTCGCTTTCCACCAAGCCGTCCTGCCGAACCCGCTGGGCAAGCGCTCCCGCCGAAAACGGCAGCAGAACTTTGACGGGCAAAAAATCGGGCAGATTCTCTTCAATGGCCCGCAGCAACTGCGGAAGTCCTTCGCCGGTTTTTGCGCTCACGCGCACCGCCGTACCGATCATCGGTACATTTTCCAGCTCCGGCACAAGATCGCATTTGTTCAGCACCGTGATAATCGGCCTGGCGCCGCAGCCGAGGCTTTCCAGCAGGTTGCGCGTCACTTGGAGGTGCACCGAAGCTTCCGGGCTGGAAATATCGCACACGTTCAGAATCACATCGGCGTAGGCCGCCTGCTCCAGCGTAGAATGAAACGCCTCCACAAGATGGTGCGGCAGGCGGCGCAGCAGACCTACCGTGTCAATCAGCATAACCGTCTCGCCGCCGGGGAGCTGAAGCGCGCGTGCCGTCGGGTCTAGCGTGGCGAACAGCCGGTTTTCGGCCAGCACGCCCGCTCCGGTTAAAGCGTTCATCAGCGTGGATTTTCCCGCGTTTGTGTAGCCTACAAGCGCCACCGTGAGGGTGCCCGTCTTTTCCCATCGGCGGTTGATTTGTTCTCTGTGCCGTTCCACATCACGCAACTGCTCGGTGAGCGACTGAATTCTTCTGCGGATGTGGCGGCGGTCCGTTTCCAGTTTGCTTTCGCCCGGGCCGCGTGTTCCGATTCCGCCGCCGAGGCGGGAAAGATTCTTTCCCATTCCGGAAAGGCGGGGCAGCATATATTTAAGCTGCGCAAGCTCC
This genomic interval carries:
- the argB gene encoding acetylglutamate kinase, with translation MQISNSDRAKVLVQALPYIQTHAGKTIVVKYGGSAMLDEALKDAVMCDIVLMRLVGIRVVLVHGGGKEINEMLNKVGKESHFVDGLRYTDRETIDIVQMVLAGKVNKDLVQLLERHNGRAVGLCGLDDAMLTAKKLSSSVDLGYVGEITKVNPAPINNATDNGYIPVVATIAGGENGEVYNINADIAASRIAAELKAEKLILMTDVRGLLRDKDDEESLIPVVNVSEVPKLQNEGIISGGMIPKVSCCVDAVRRGVKRAHIIDGRIPHSILIELFSDEGIGTMFC
- the argJ gene encoding bifunctional glutamate N-acetyltransferase/amino-acid acetyltransferase ArgJ, with translation MAEYPYISGGVCAAKGFKAGGVHCGIRKNVRKPDLAMIVSTVPCAAAAVYTKNLVKGAPILVTKENLADGTAQAVICNSGNANTCNADGVQKAMKMCWLAADALGVRPKDVIVASTGVIGQVLPIEPIAAAIPGLAASLTTHGSEDAARAIMTTDTVIKNFAVSCTLGGKEVRIGGIAKGSGMIHPNMGTMLCFLTTDAAISAKALDAALRSAVDVSFNMVSIDGDTSTNDTCAILANGLAENPKINEPEGEDYKTFTEALTQLCVKIARTIAKDGEGASRLLVCEVTGAKDEENAKKAAKGIICSSLFKAAMFGADANWGRVLCALGYCGAETDVTKVGVSFSSKAGSVKVCENGAGIPFSEEEAKKILSEDEITVHVSLGDGNASATAFGCDLTYDYVKINGDYRT
- the argC gene encoding N-acetyl-gamma-glutamyl-phosphate reductase produces the protein MIRAGVIGATGYAGAELVRLLLGHPEVELAAVGSVSFEGQPISDVYPAYYRLCDMTCEPEDAVIEKSDVVFTALPSGLSQTLAKKCRGAGKAFIDMGADFRLKREADYHGWYGNTFQYPDLHEEAVYGLPELFREKIAGTKLVANPGCYTTAVPLALVPALETGLVSPEGIIANCASGVTGSGRKLTQNTHFPELNESMTAYKVACHRHTPEIEQTFRMILGREVTVTFVPHLLPVNRGILATCYAKLLPGTTEKQLREAYEARYGEEFFVRFLPQGRVADIKNVRLSNFCDVSIHVDTRAGMLVAISAIDNMVKGAAGQAIQNMNLMFGIDERTGLTAMPPAF
- the argH gene encoding argininosuccinate lyase, whose protein sequence is MKLWAGRFHKELDKTTDDFNSSISFDSRMVKEDIQGSIAHATMLGESGVLAQEEAAKICQGLKDILADLESGKLSIDETAEDVHTFVEGELTARLGDTGKRLHTARSRNDQVAVDLRLYLKKECAELLKLLNGLTETMCRKALEYKGAVMPGYTHMQRAQPVTFGHHLMAYAEMFLRDAGRLQDAVKRMDYCPLGSCALAGTTYPLKRERTAELLGFAGPTQNSLDAVSDRDFCLELSSAIAICMVHLSRLSEEIILWCSWEFKFIELDDAYSTGSSIMPQKKNPDIAELVRGKTGRAVGDMVTLYTMMKGLPLAYDKDMQEDKEAIFDAVDTLSMCLKTVTPMIATMKVLTKNMRAAAAKGFINATDCADYLVGKGVPFRTAYKITGEIVAYCIEHNLTLETLPIETYKKFSENFDEGIYDAISLERCVNGRKVLGGPAPENVEAQAKRVLALLGVKE
- a CDS encoding argininosuccinate synthase encodes the protein MEKEIKKVVLAYSGGLDTSIIIPWLKENFNNCEVIAVAADVGQGAELNGLEEKAKKTGASKLYIADLKKQLVEDYIWPTLKADAVYEGKYLLGTSFARPLIAKRLVEIAKAEGADAIAHGCTGKGNDQVRFELSIKAFAPDMTIIAPWRIWNIKSRDEEIDYAEAHNVPLNITRETNYSKDKNLWHLSHEGLDLESPANEPKYDKILELGVSPEKAPDKPEYVTISFEKGIPVKVNGEKLCGVDIIAKLNKIGGANGIGIADIVENRLVGMKSRGVYETPGGTILYHAHKKLEEICLDKDTFHYKEGVAQKFAELVYDGKWFTPLREALSAFVDSTQETVTGDVKLKLYKGNIIDAGVTSPYSLYDEEIATFSEDHVYNQADASGFINLFGLPITVQAMKKLKAEKK
- a CDS encoding flavin reductase family protein; the encoded protein is MNSFKETDLNSLKFNPFTMINDEWMLLTAGNEQKCNTMTVSWGSLGILWNKPVATVYVRPTRYTLEFLEREDTFSLCVLPKDYRAALNYCGTHSGRDGDKIKAAGLTTVYDNGTPYFSEAKLVLVCKKLYKQDFDPACFIDKSLDAANYPKHDYHKMFIGSIEKVLVKE
- the hflX gene encoding GTPase HflX, whose product is MTIHENEPIQEKALLVEPDVGEWDAEASLAELYELVRSAGAEPLGCMTQKRPAPDPATCVGRGMIGQIKDFCVNYGANLLIFDCELSPTQLRNIEELTGVRTIDRTMLILDIFAKRATRREGKLQVELAQLKYMLPRLSGMGKNLSRLGGGIGTRGPGESKLETDRRHIRRRIQSLTEQLRDVERHREQINRRWEKTGTLTVALVGYTNAGKSTLMNALTGAGVLAENRLFATLDPTARALQLPGGETVMLIDTVGLLRRLPHHLVEAFHSTLEQAAYADVILNVCDISSPEASVHLQVTRNLLESLGCGARPIITVLNKCDLVPELENVPMIGTAVRVSAKTGEGLPQLLRAIEENLPDFLPVKVLLPFSAGALAQRVRQDGLVESEEYTPEGCRLTARVPQSLAPLLRDYMIDS